The following DNA comes from Caulobacter mirabilis.
GGAGGGGGTCACTCACCTGGCCCACCTCGCGGCCTCCGTCGGCGTCGGCCAGAGCATGACCAACATCGTCGACTACACGCGCAACAACGCGCTGGCGGCGGCGGTCATGCTTGAGACCCTGACCCATCGGCCGCATTCGGTGCGGCGGATCGCCGTGGCCTCGTCGATGTCGATCTACGGCGAGGGCCACTACGGCCCCACCGCGGACGGCCGCTACGTCTCGCCGCCGCCCCGAACCCACGAGCAGCTCAAGGCCAGGCGCTGGGAGCTGTCGCTGGACGGCGAGATCCTGACGCCCAAGCCGACCCCCGAGGACAAGCCGCTGCAGCCGACCTCGATCTACGCGGTCAACAAGCGCGACCACGAAGAGATGTTCCTCGCCGTCGGGCGCGCCCTGGAGATCCCGACCGTCGCCCTGCGGCTGTTCAACGCCTACGGCTCGCGCCAGGCGCTGAGCAATCCCTACACCGGGGTGGCGGCGATCTTCATCTCGCGGCTGCTCAACGACCAGCCGCCGCTGGTGTTCGAGGACGGCGAGCAGCGTCGCGACTTCGTCCATGTGCTGGACGTCGCCGACGCCTTCGCCGCGGTCCTCGAGTCCGAGGACCCGATGTGGGAGGCGTGCAACGTCGGCAGCGGCCGCTCGATCGCCATCAACGAGATCGCCTATGTGCTGGCGCGGCTGCTCGGCAAGAACATCGCGCCCGAGGTGCTCAACACCTTCCGGGTCGGCGACATCCGCCACTGCTTCGCCGACACCGGCAAGATCGAGCGCCTGTTCGGCTTCACGCCGAGGCGCGACTTCGAGGTCGGCATGCGCGAGCTGATCGACTGGGTCCGCTCCGTCGGACGGCCCATCGACCGCAGCGAACGCAGCCTGGCCGAACTGGCCGCGAGCCGCATGGTGGTCTGATCCGGGGGCTCAGCCGTCGTGGGCGCGAAGGAAGGAATCCCGCATGGCCCAGTACATGGGCTTGCGCGCCAGCCCGGCGTCGTAGGGCAGACCGCGGTTGATCGGGTCCGCGCCGGCCTCCGACAGCCAGGAATGGCGGTCGCTGAGGCCCCAGGTGACGACACCCCGAACGTTTGGCTGGGCCAGGGCGATGTCGAGATACTGCTGGACCTGGTCCGCCACGCGGCGGTCGCGCTCGGCGAGCGGCGCCGCCAGATCGTGCTCCTTGACGTCCAACTCGGAGATCACGGCGTAGAGGCCGAGGTCGGCGATCTTGGCGAAGAAGGGTTCGAGAATCTCGGGCTTGAGCGGCCCCTTGCTCAGATCCAGGTGCGCCTGGACGCCGACGCCGTCCAGCGGCGCTCCCTCGGCCTTCAGGTCGGCCAGGAGCTTCACGAACCGTCGCCGCCGGGCTTCCTCGACAGGATTGTCGTAGTCGAACCCGTAGTCGTTGACGAGCAGCCGCGCCGTCGGCGCCAGCGACCGGGCCTCCCGCAGCGCGCGGGCGACGTAGCCGGCGCCCAGCCCGCGATGGAAGCAGTTGCGCCGCAGGCCGCCCTTCCCGCCGACGGTGTCGATCGGCTCGTTGACGACGTCCCACTCCTCGACGTCGCCATAGCGTCCGAGCATGGTCTCGAAGTGCCGGCGGATCGGCGACCAGTCGCCCGCGAGGATCTTCGACTTGGCCCAGGCCGGGGTGCTCTGATCCCAGAGCAGGGTGTGGCCCCTGACCTTCAGCCCGTGTTCACGGGCGAAGCGGACCAGCCCGTCGGCCTGCTCGAAACTGTGCTGACCGGCATGCCATTCGATGGCGTCCCACTTCATGTGGATCTCGGGGGTAAGCTGCGCGCACTCCCGGGCCAGGGCGGGACCGAGCCCCCGTTCGGCCTCGATCTGGTCGAAGCGGGCGGCGGCGCCGTAGTAGCGCCCGCCCCGCGCGGCGATGCGCGCCAGCGACGGCGTCGTCTGCGCATCGCTGTCGGCGCCGGCGCCGAACGGCTTGAGAAGAGCGGCGGCGGCGACGCCCGCGAGGACGCCGCGTCGCGGCAGGGTGAAGGTCATGCGCTGGTCCCGGAAGCCTCGACCACGCCCCTGCATAGCCGAGTCGCGCTTAAGACCCGGTTCACGGGCGAGCTGACCCGGCGCGGCCTGATGACCGCCGCCGCCGCGCTCGCGGCCAGCGCGCCGTCGTCGACGGCGGACAGTTCGATGCGGGCGTCCATACAGAAGGCTGCGGTCGCCGGCGGCCGCTTCTTCGGGGCGGCCGCACAAATCGGATACATCAACGCGGAACGGGACCTCTACGACGCCTTCATACGGGACTGCGGCTGTCTTACGCCGGAAATTGACCTCAAATGGGCGACGAACGAACCTTCGCCCGGAAGCTTCGATTTTCGCGCCATGGACGGGCTGGCGCGGTTCGCGTCCAGGACCGGCATCCGCCTGCGCGGCCATACCCCGGTCTGGCACCGCAGCATACCGCCCTGGGCGGAAGGGCCGCTGGCCGACGCCGACTGGCGTCCGGTGGGGCGATACATCGCCGCCACGCTGCGGCGGTTCCCGACGGTCGAGGAATGGGACGTCGTCAACGAGCCGATCGATACCGGCAAGCGGATGGACGGGCTTCGCGAAAGCCCGTTCCTGCAGGCGTTCGGCCCAGGCTACATCCAGCGCGCATTGGAGGAGGCCCGCGAGCACGCCCCGCGGGCGCGGCTGATGATCAACGAGTTCGGGCTGGAGTACGACACGCCCGAGCACCGCGACCGGCGCTATCTGCTGCTCAAACTGGTCGAGCGCCTCAAGCGCGTCGAGGCCCCGCTCGACGGCGTCGGGCTGCAGAGTCACCTCAGGCTCGGCTACGGCCCGTTCTCGCAACCTCAGTTCGCCGCCTTCCTGCACGAGCTGGCGCAGTTCGGCGTCGCCATCACCCTCACCGAGCTGGACGTGAAGGAGGAAGCCTACGCCGCGCCGGCGGAGACGCGCGACCAGGCGGTGGCCGACGCGGTGCGCGCCTACCTCGACGTCGCCTTCGCCGAGCCCCGCGTCGGCGGCCTGCTCTGTTGGGGCCTGAGCGACCGCCACTCCTGGCTGGATCTCACCGAAGAGGACTGGAGCCGGCACGCCGGCGCCTGGAAGCCCGGCGAGGGACCGGGCTTCAATCGCGGGGCGCCGCTGGATGCGGCAATGCGCCCCAAGCCCATGTATCGCGCGATACTCCAAGCATTCGCCCAGGCCCCGCGGCGATAAGTCCAAGATTTCGCGAGTTCCGGACGGGATGTCTCATTTGACAAGGATCGAGACGCACTGCATGCCAAGGTTCGGGGAACGCGGAAATCTTCCCACCGCGACGTGGAAGGAATGCTCATGGGTACTCGTTCTTCGTCGGGCGTCGCTCTGGGAGCGGTCGCCTTGCTTTCCAGTCTCATTCCTGTTGCGGCCCAGGCCCGTGAACAAGGCGTCGTCTACGCCAGCGGCCTGGTGAGCGACGATCACTCGGCCAGCGTCGGCGCGACCATCGCCGCCCCGGGCAGCCGGTTGGGCGAGGGTTGGGCGTTCCGAGTCTCGGTCAACGGCGGCGACTACAGCTACGACAGCGGCCCGCTGAACATCGACGCGGACTATCGCGGAGCCGACGTCGCGATCGTCTATCAGTGGTCCGGCGACTGGGGCTACGGCAACGTCGCCCTCGGCGGCCGCTACGCCGACACCGACCTGTCGCCGGCCGATCCGGGCAACCGCCGCGGAGGCTCCAACTGGGACGTGGCCCTGACCGTGGACGGGCAGCGGCGCTTCGGTCCCTGGGCCCTGACCGGCTACGCCTCCTACGGCTTCGACCTGGAGGAGTACTACGTCCGCGCCGACCTGACCCGGAAGGTGTCCCCGTCCGTCGCGCTTGGGGTCGAGATCGGCGCCGAAGGCGACAGCGGCGACTACAGCCGCCAGGTCCTGGGGGCCGTCGCCCGCTTCGAGTCCCCCGGCCGGCCTTGGGCGGTCAAGCTGGCGGCCGGCGTTCGCGACGGGGACGACGACAACAGCGCCTATGGCGCGATCACCGTGTCGAGGACCTTCTGAATGCGACACCCCGCCGCGGCCTTTTTCGCGCGGGGTTAACATTGGACATACCGGCGTTCTTCGGGCTGTGGTCCTATGTCCTCGATGAAGGAATCGCCTCCTCGGCCGATCTTCTCACCCCGATCGACCGGCTGCGCCCCCCCGAGCAGCATCATCCCGTAAGCCCCTCGCCTCCCGGCCGGGGGCTTATGTGTTTCAGGCCGCCCCTTGGGCCGCGCGGCCGGAGCCGCTATCTTCCGCGGCGAGAGGGACTGACTGATTTCGCGGAGAGACGCGCAATGCGCTTGCCTGCCCTTCTGGGCGCCACTCTGATCGCAGCCGCCGCTGCGCTGCCGGCCTGGGGCGCGCCCCTGGGCGGCATCTCCAGCATCAACGTCGTCGTGGGCCCCAAGCTGCAGCAGAAGGCCCGGGAGTACGGCGTTCGCGAGTTCGACACCCTGACCAGCGAACTGATCCAGGCGCTCGAAATCGCGCTGCGCGAGCATGGCGGCCTGGTCAAGGAAGGCGGCCGGCTTGATCTGGTCATCGAGGATGCCCGCCCCAACCGCCCGACGCTGCAGCAGCTCGCCTCCAAACCAGGCCTGTCCATGGAAAGCCGCGGGATCGGCGGCGCGACCATCTCCGGCGCCCTGACGACGGTGGAGGGCGAGCGGATTCCGCTGCGCTACCGCTGGTACGAGAGCGACTTCCGCAGCGCCGCCGGGACGGGGGTCTGGACCGACGCGGAGACCAGCTTCGACAACTTCGCCAGGAAGTTGGTCAAGGGCGAGCTTCCCGCCAAACGCTAAGGCCCGGCGCCATTCGCGCAGAGCCGCAACCTTTCGCTTGCCGGATCGCCGTTCACGGGCTCTCATTCCCTGAACGGCGGTAACCCACAAATCGCCGAGTGTGCATTAGCGAGGCGATATGGCCGCGGGCCGACGTTCCAGTATGACGCTTGCGGCGTTCGCCGCCCCCTGCCTGCCGCTGGCCGCCTTCGGCCTGCCGCTGGTGATCACCCTCCCCCACTACTACTCCGAGACGCTGGGCCTCAGCCTGTCGGCGGTGGCCGCGGCCTTCTTCTTCGTTCGCATCATCGACATCGGGTTCGACCCGCTGTTCGGCATGGTGCTGGACCGGACCCGCTGGTCGTTCGGCCGGTTCAAGGGCTGGATGGCGATCAGCGCCCCGATGCTGGTGGCGGCGATCTACATGCTGTTCTTCGCCAAACAGGGCGTGGGGCCGGTCTACCTGTGGTTCTGGCTGATCGTGGTCTACTTCGGCTACTCGATCGCCGTGCTGTCCCACACATCCTGGGCGGCCAAGCTGTCGACCGACTACCACCAGCGATCGCGCATCTACGCCTGGTGGCAGAGCGGCAACGTCATCGGGATGATCATGATCCTGACCCTGCCGGTGGTGCTGAACCGCCTCGGCGTGGGCGGCAACGAGACCGAGATCCTGCACGGCCAGGGTTGGTTCATCGTCATCCTGCTGCCGATCATGATGGGCCTGGCGCTCTGGCGGGTGCCCGAGGACAAGCCGACCGGCGCGGCGACCGACCACAACGCCTCGCTCGGAGACTACTTCGCGCTGTTGAAGCGCCCGTCGGTGATCCGCATCCTGGCCGCCGACCTGCTGTCGAACGTCGGCCCGGGCATCGCCGGCATTCTGTTCTTCTTCTACTTCACGCGGGTGAAGGACTTCACCTTCCTCGAGGCGTCGAGCCTGCTGCTGTTCTACTTCCTGGCGGCGATCTTCGGCGCGGCGATCTGGACCCGCCTGGCGCGCCGGATCGGCAAGTCGAAGACCCTGATCGCCGCCTGCGTCACCTACGCGATCGTACAGTTCGCCGTGGTCACCCTGCCGTCGGGCAACTTCTGGCTGGCCGTGCCCTTCCTGCTGCTGGCCGGCATTCCCTTCTCGGCCGGCCCGCTGCTGCTGCGCTCGATGATGGCCGACTACGCCGACGAGGAGCGGCTGGCCACCGGCAAGGACCGCACCGGCCTGCTCTACGCCATCCTCACCGGCACGGTGAAGGTCGGCACGGCCACGGCCTCGGTCAGTCTGTTCGTGCTCGACGCCCTGGGCTTCGACGCCAAGGTGGCGGCCAACAGCACCGAGATATCCATGCAAGGCCTGCAGGCGCTCTACGCCCTCGCGCCGGGGATCATCGGCCTGCTCGCCGCCGCCACGCTGATCGGCTATCCCCTGACCGAGGAGAAGCACGCCGAGATTCTCCGCAAGCTGGAAGAGCGGGACGGCACGCCGCAGCCGCCCGTTCCTGAGGATGTCGCCGTTGCCCAACCCGTCTCCACCCAGGTCATCCCGTAGCGATCATCCGATCTTCCGCCTGGTCGAGATCATGGCCAGGCTGCGCGATCCGGACGGCGGCTGCGCCTGGGACCTGGAACAGACCTTCGCGACCATCGCGCCCTATACGGTCGAGGAGGCCTACGAGGTCGCCGACGCCATCGAGCGCGGCGACCTCAAGGACCTGAAGGAGGAGCTCGGCGACCTGCTCCTGCAGGTGGTCTTCCATGCGCGGATGGCCGAGGAGCAAGGCGCGTTCGATTTCGGCGCGGTGGCCGACGCCATCTCCGACAAGATGATCCGGCGACATCCCCACGTCTTCGGCGACGAGAGCTATCGCACCAGCGGCGAACAGACCGTGGCCTGGGAGGTCATCAAACAGCGGGAGCGCGCCGACAAGGCCAAGCACGGCGTACTCGACGACGTCCCCGTCGGCCTGCCCGCCCTGACCCGCGCGGTGAAGCTGAACAAGCGCGCGGCCCGCGTCGGCTTCGTCTGGCCCAGCGTCAACGAGGTGCTGGACAAGCTGCACGAGGAGATCGACGAGCTGAAAGCCGAGATCGCCTCCGGCGACAAGGAGAAGCTCCGCGGCGAACTGGGCGACGTCCTGTTCGTCATCGCCAACCTGGCCCGCGAGCTGGACGTCGAGCCCGAGGACGCCCTGCGCGCGACCAACGCCAAGTTCGTCCGCCGCTTCGGTTACATCGAGGACCGGCTGGCCGAGCGCGGCAAGACCCCGGACCAGTCGGATCTGGCCGAGATGGACGCGCTGTGGGACGAGGCGAAGGCGGCGGAGCGCGGCTAGATTACCGACCCGACGGCCGCCGGTCGTTGACTGGTCCGGCGTGGCCAGGCGCTAAGCCGAAGCCCCTACCCTTCAACGACTTCGCTGATCTGCACGATCGGGGCGATGTCCGTATAGTTGGCGACGTCCGCGGCGATCTCCGCGCGGTGGGGGGCCAAGGCTTCCTGGAACGTCGCCAGACTCGGCGAATAGACGTGGCACGCCGCGACGAACGCCGGCGCGCTTCCAGGTTCGCGCCCCTCAAGGCCCTTATCGATCTCGTAACGCAGGCAGGCGTCGCCGAGCCGTTCCTGGATCAGCGGCATATGGCGGGTGCGATAGTAGTCGTGATCGAACTTCGAACCGTCAGCGGCCGGATAGTAGACGCTCATCTTGATCATGCTCGGACTCCTGACGCCGCTATTCCGCCGCCTCGGCCACGGTCGCTTCGGGGAACAGCCGCTCGAACCGGCCCAGGGCCTGGCCATCCAGGCGCACGCGCAGGTGCAGGCCGCCGTCGGGCTGGTCGTGACGGCCCATGACCCGGCCGTGGCGGTAGAGCCAGGCCAGCGCCTCGCCATTGGCCGCGGCCAGGACCACGTCGATCTCGGGGGTCACGTCGACCAGGTTCGCCAGCCGCCGCAGCAGGGCCTCGCAGCCCTCGCTCGTCACGGCCGAGACCAGCGCCGCCTCGGCCCGGCGCGCGGCGCCGGCGACGTCGTCGTGTTCGTCCTGCGGCAGCAGGTCGGCCTTGTTCCAGACCTCGATGATCCGGCGGCCCTCCTCGACGGTCACGCCGAGCTCCTCGAGCACCGCCTCCACGTCGCGCTTCTGGGCCTCGGTGTCGGGGTTGGCGATGTCGCGGACATGCAGGACGACGTCGGCTTCCTGCACCTCCTCCAGGGTGGCGCGGAAGGCCTCGACCAGCTCGTGCGGCAGGTCCGAGATGAAGCCGACGGTGTCCGACAGGATCGCCGGCCGGCCGCCCGGCAGCTTCACCGTGCGCAGGGTCGGGTCGAGGGTGGCGAACAGCATGTCCTGCGCCATCACCTCCGCCTCGGTCAGGCGGTTGAACAGCGTCGACTTGCCGGCGTTGGTGTAGCCGACCAGAGCGATGGTCGGGTACGGGACCTTCTTGCGCGCCGTGCGGTGCAGGGTGCGGGTCCGGCGAACCTCGGTCAGCTCCCGCTTCATCTTGGCGATGCGGTCGGCGATCTGGCGGCGGTCGAGTTCGATCTGGGTTTCGCCGGGGCCGCCGGTGCTGCCGGTGCCGCCGCGCTGACGCTCCAGGTGGGTCCAGGTGCGGACCAGGCGCGAGCGCTCATAGTCCAGCCGGGCCAGCTCGACCTGCAACCGCCCCTCCCGCGTGCGGGCGCGGCGGCCGAAGATTTCCAGGATCACGCCGGTGCGGTCGACGACCTTCACCTTCCAGGCGCGTTCCAGGTTGCGCTGCTGAACCGGCGACAGCGCCTCGTCGACCATGACGACGTCGATCTGCTCGACCTCGCACAGCAGGCGCAGCTCCTCGACCTTGCCGGAGCCGAACAGGGTCGCCGGGGTGCGGGCGCGCAAGGGCGCGACCCGGGCCTCGACCACCTCGAGGTCGAGCGCCTGGGCCAAGCCGACGGCTTCATCCAGCCGCGCCTGCGGGTCACGGGCGTCCGCCTGGGACGCCCGCGTCGGATGCAGAACAAGCGCCCTTTGAACCGGGACGCCGTGATCAATCAGTTGGGTCAATCGTCTTGTTCGGGGCCGGGCTCGTACAGCTGAACCGGCTGGGCGGGCATGATCGTCGAGATGGCATGCTTGTAGACGAGCTGCGACTGGCCGTCCCGACGCAGCAGGACGCAGAAGTTGTCGAACCAGCTCACCACGCCCTGCAGCTTCACGCCGTTCACGAGGAAGATGGTCAGCGGCGTCTTCGACTTGCGCACGCTGTTGAGGAAGGTGTCCTGCAGGTTCTGTTTCTTGTCGCTCACGGGGATTCCCCTCTTTTCTTGGCCGGAGAGCAGGAGGCCCTCCACACACGCAAGGTCTTAATGCTTGGCCCGGAAC
Coding sequences within:
- a CDS encoding endo-1,4-beta-xylanase; this translates as MTAAAALAASAPSSTADSSMRASIQKAAVAGGRFFGAAAQIGYINAERDLYDAFIRDCGCLTPEIDLKWATNEPSPGSFDFRAMDGLARFASRTGIRLRGHTPVWHRSIPPWAEGPLADADWRPVGRYIAATLRRFPTVEEWDVVNEPIDTGKRMDGLRESPFLQAFGPGYIQRALEEAREHAPRARLMINEFGLEYDTPEHRDRRYLLLKLVERLKRVEAPLDGVGLQSHLRLGYGPFSQPQFAAFLHELAQFGVAITLTELDVKEEAYAAPAETRDQAVADAVRAYLDVAFAEPRVGGLLCWGLSDRHSWLDLTEEDWSRHAGAWKPGEGPGFNRGAPLDAAMRPKPMYRAILQAFAQAPRR
- a CDS encoding EthD family reductase; this encodes MIKMSVYYPAADGSKFDHDYYRTRHMPLIQERLGDACLRYEIDKGLEGREPGSAPAFVAACHVYSPSLATFQEALAPHRAEIAADVANYTDIAPIVQISEVVEG
- the hflX gene encoding GTPase HflX; this translates as MTQLIDHGVPVQRALVLHPTRASQADARDPQARLDEAVGLAQALDLEVVEARVAPLRARTPATLFGSGKVEELRLLCEVEQIDVVMVDEALSPVQQRNLERAWKVKVVDRTGVILEIFGRRARTREGRLQVELARLDYERSRLVRTWTHLERQRGGTGSTGGPGETQIELDRRQIADRIAKMKRELTEVRRTRTLHRTARKKVPYPTIALVGYTNAGKSTLFNRLTEAEVMAQDMLFATLDPTLRTVKLPGGRPAILSDTVGFISDLPHELVEAFRATLEEVQEADVVLHVRDIANPDTEAQKRDVEAVLEELGVTVEEGRRIIEVWNKADLLPQDEHDDVAGAARRAEAALVSAVTSEGCEALLRRLANLVDVTPEIDVVLAAANGEALAWLYRHGRVMGRHDQPDGGLHLRVRLDGQALGRFERLFPEATVAEAAE
- a CDS encoding endo-1,4-beta-xylanase; the encoded protein is MTFTLPRRGVLAGVAAAALLKPFGAGADSDAQTTPSLARIAARGGRYYGAAARFDQIEAERGLGPALARECAQLTPEIHMKWDAIEWHAGQHSFEQADGLVRFAREHGLKVRGHTLLWDQSTPAWAKSKILAGDWSPIRRHFETMLGRYGDVEEWDVVNEPIDTVGGKGGLRRNCFHRGLGAGYVARALREARSLAPTARLLVNDYGFDYDNPVEEARRRRFVKLLADLKAEGAPLDGVGVQAHLDLSKGPLKPEILEPFFAKIADLGLYAVISELDVKEHDLAAPLAERDRRVADQVQQYLDIALAQPNVRGVVTWGLSDRHSWLSEAGADPINRGLPYDAGLARKPMYWAMRDSFLRAHDG
- the hfq gene encoding RNA chaperone Hfq — its product is MSDKKQNLQDTFLNSVRKSKTPLTIFLVNGVKLQGVVSWFDNFCVLLRRDGQSQLVYKHAISTIMPAQPVQLYEPGPEQDD
- the bcsS gene encoding cellulose biosynthesis protein BcsS, coding for MLSSLIPVAAQAREQGVVYASGLVSDDHSASVGATIAAPGSRLGEGWAFRVSVNGGDYSYDSGPLNIDADYRGADVAIVYQWSGDWGYGNVALGGRYADTDLSPADPGNRRGGSNWDVALTVDGQRRFGPWALTGYASYGFDLEEYYVRADLTRKVSPSVALGVEIGAEGDSGDYSRQVLGAVARFESPGRPWAVKLAAGVRDGDDDNSAYGAITVSRTF
- a CDS encoding NAD-dependent epimerase/dehydratase family protein codes for the protein MGRFRPITRPHALITGGAGFIGSHLADVLLDRGFEVTILDCLLPQVHADGEMGPDGWPAYLDPRVRRIYGDVLDADAFEASLEGVTHLAHLAASVGVGQSMTNIVDYTRNNALAAAVMLETLTHRPHSVRRIAVASSMSIYGEGHYGPTADGRYVSPPPRTHEQLKARRWELSLDGEILTPKPTPEDKPLQPTSIYAVNKRDHEEMFLAVGRALEIPTVALRLFNAYGSRQALSNPYTGVAAIFISRLLNDQPPLVFEDGEQRRDFVHVLDVADAFAAVLESEDPMWEACNVGSGRSIAINEIAYVLARLLGKNIAPEVLNTFRVGDIRHCFADTGKIERLFGFTPRRDFEVGMRELIDWVRSVGRPIDRSERSLAELAASRMVV
- a CDS encoding MFS transporter codes for the protein MTLAAFAAPCLPLAAFGLPLVITLPHYYSETLGLSLSAVAAAFFFVRIIDIGFDPLFGMVLDRTRWSFGRFKGWMAISAPMLVAAIYMLFFAKQGVGPVYLWFWLIVVYFGYSIAVLSHTSWAAKLSTDYHQRSRIYAWWQSGNVIGMIMILTLPVVLNRLGVGGNETEILHGQGWFIVILLPIMMGLALWRVPEDKPTGAATDHNASLGDYFALLKRPSVIRILAADLLSNVGPGIAGILFFFYFTRVKDFTFLEASSLLLFYFLAAIFGAAIWTRLARRIGKSKTLIAACVTYAIVQFAVVTLPSGNFWLAVPFLLLAGIPFSAGPLLLRSMMADYADEERLATGKDRTGLLYAILTGTVKVGTATASVSLFVLDALGFDAKVAANSTEISMQGLQALYALAPGIIGLLAAATLIGYPLTEEKHAEILRKLEERDGTPQPPVPEDVAVAQPVSTQVIP
- the mazG gene encoding nucleoside triphosphate pyrophosphohydrolase, with the protein product MSPLPNPSPPRSSRSDHPIFRLVEIMARLRDPDGGCAWDLEQTFATIAPYTVEEAYEVADAIERGDLKDLKEELGDLLLQVVFHARMAEEQGAFDFGAVADAISDKMIRRHPHVFGDESYRTSGEQTVAWEVIKQRERADKAKHGVLDDVPVGLPALTRAVKLNKRAARVGFVWPSVNEVLDKLHEEIDELKAEIASGDKEKLRGELGDVLFVIANLARELDVEPEDALRATNAKFVRRFGYIEDRLAERGKTPDQSDLAEMDALWDEAKAAERG